The Pyrodictium delaneyi genome contains a region encoding:
- a CDS encoding NifB/NifX family molybdenum-iron cluster-binding protein → MKQVCVAIATDDGQHVKIGHFGDARFYLHYVREEDGWRLIRRVENPYAGHEHHHHGHHGGHRHGEKRRRILELNRDCTHLVATAFGPGGKEFMESQGLRVVIVKPGTTVEEALSIVEEMLGIN, encoded by the coding sequence ATGAAGCAGGTATGCGTGGCTATAGCTACGGATGATGGGCAGCATGTTAAGATAGGGCACTTCGGAGATGCACGGTTTTACCTCCATTATGTCCGTGAAGAGGATGGATGGAGGCTTATTCGACGTGTTGAGAACCCATATGCCGGCCACGAGCACCACCATCACGGTCATCATGGCGGCCATAGACACGGGGAAAAGCGGAGACGCATACTAGAGCTAAACCGTGATTGCACTCATCTAGTTGCCACCGCGTTCGGGCCCGGCGGGAAGGAGTTCATGGAGAGCCAGGGACTCCGTGTGGTGATTGTGAAGCCTGGAACAACCGTGGAGGAAGCATTATCAATAGTGGAAGAGATGCTCGGCATTAATTAA
- a CDS encoding amidohydrolase family protein: MYTALPLLDKALQLLEELPCIADAHVHLLDRRSPWELALELAGYRVSLAQVIEIRPPIQLVSEKASRLLPRAWKLSHPVLEKLAPWLLEHYESPSRLLTETVMFLSRFRAIDPKEAAATSGADLVVYADPEPSAGAMEAYSRARGRLSSGYRGLKLITTLHMVWPDSKEVEAVFEAANERAAPILVHAGCDPGLWELPVFCALGNPAKLEQYIAAYRDVPVIIAHCGGYSAAAPGVYTREAIELARRYSNVYLDTSAVPLEVLEIVLGSLSPERILHGSDYPVVEEDTPARSAARLAAAAISRGVTSRRALEAMMYQNLEEILGQQCRPIEPP, translated from the coding sequence GTGTACACGGCCCTGCCATTACTAGATAAGGCACTACAACTGCTAGAAGAACTACCGTGTATAGCGGACGCACACGTTCATCTGCTAGACAGACGTAGCCCATGGGAGCTTGCACTAGAACTGGCAGGCTACCGTGTCTCTCTAGCCCAGGTAATAGAGATAAGGCCTCCGATACAACTCGTCTCCGAGAAAGCCTCCCGGCTCCTCCCTCGCGCCTGGAAACTATCTCATCCTGTTCTCGAGAAGCTAGCTCCGTGGCTGCTAGAGCACTACGAGTCCCCGAGCAGACTCCTCACCGAAACCGTGATGTTTCTCTCCCGGTTTAGAGCAATAGATCCTAAAGAGGCTGCGGCAACCAGCGGCGCCGACCTGGTAGTCTACGCCGATCCCGAACCCAGCGCTGGCGCTATGGAGGCCTATAGCCGGGCGCGGGGCCGGCTAAGCAGTGGCTATCGTGGACTCAAACTGATAACTACACTCCACATGGTTTGGCCCGACTCAAAGGAAGTCGAGGCAGTCTTCGAGGCAGCTAACGAAAGAGCAGCACCCATACTCGTCCACGCTGGCTGCGACCCGGGGCTCTGGGAGCTCCCTGTGTTCTGTGCGCTTGGTAACCCAGCCAAGCTGGAGCAGTACATAGCAGCGTACCGTGATGTGCCGGTGATAATAGCTCACTGTGGTGGCTACAGCGCAGCCGCGCCTGGCGTCTATACCAGGGAGGCTATTGAGCTAGCCCGCCGCTACTCCAACGTCTACCTTGACACGAGTGCCGTGCCACTTGAGGTTCTAGAGATAGTGCTGGGGAGTCTATCCCCGGAGCGGATTCTCCACGGCAGCGACTATCCCGTAGTAGAGGAGGACACTCCAGCCCGTAGCGCAGCGAGGCTAGCAGCAGCCGCTATATCTAGGGGCGTGACGAGCCGAAGAGCACTCGAGGCAATGATGTACCAGAACCTAGAGGAGATACTCGGACAGCAATGCAGGCCGATAGAACCGCCGTAG